The sequence below is a genomic window from Theobroma cacao cultivar B97-61/B2 chromosome 6, Criollo_cocoa_genome_V2, whole genome shotgun sequence.
TATTACCTTCATCATACTAACCACCTTGGTTCAGTGGTTGTAAACCCTAAACTCACCACAAACAACTATGTTGCTTGGAGTCGATCTTTTTTACTGGCCTTGTCAATCAGAAACAAGGTTGGATTCATAAATGGCTCCATTCCCAAGCCTTCAATCACTGATGATCTACATCCTATCTGGAACAGATGCAATAACCTCATAGTATCCTGGTTATTAAATTCTATCTCCTAACCAATAGCCTTTACCATCTTCTTTATGGAATCTGTTGCTGAAATTTGGAATACCTTGAAACTGAACTATGCTCAACTTGATAATACTTGTGTTTGTAACCTTCAATACACACATGGAAGTGTAACTCAAAGAGTCAAAATAGTATATGCCTATTTTATAGAGCTAAAATGCATATGGGAATAACTAAGAAACTATAGGCCCTTGCCACATTGTGAATGTGGAAAATGCAATGCCAGTTGCTTCAAGAAATTCTCTGATCAATACCAAAAAGACATGGTAGTTAGGTTCCTCAATGGTTTGAATGAATCATTCTCAGCCATTAGGTCTCAAATCATTCTAATGGACCCAATACCAACATTGGACAAGGTTTATAGCATGGTACTGAGAGAAGAATCACAGAAAAATATGTTCCTGCAATCCCAACCTTTCCTTGAGTCTTTAGCAATGTTAGTTGCTACTAATGTaaagaaaaaaccaaggaAGGATTTTACTTGTACTCATTGTGGGAAGAAAGGACATGTGAAAGAGAAGTGTTATAGGATAATTCGTTTTCCAGAGGATTTTAAATTCACTAAAGGGAAGCCTTATGTGAAGAAAGGGGCAACTGCAAAACAGTGTTACTACAGCAGTTGAACCACAGCCAGATGACAATCAAACTGTAGTACCTtgtattttgatacggtggctaataaagtttacggataCCAATTAAGGTTGATTAttgagttaaaagggtaattcagaagtgaacctgtgaaatctcGACCTCTATAAAcacgtaactagaagtagacccGATAATGcgaactaggggtaatttcgtaatttctcttggtaggctcctacgagtgggtttttttatgctattaaggtctaaataggcctaaggaatgaattaatgatgtttatgatggtaaataaatgaggaaattaaaaataatgataattttcatggtaggggcaaaatggtcattttacatctcgagtctaaatttttacctgttcatgaacccgagtatttctagactattatggattTTGTCTCATTgacaaaagagtaaaaagattggaCAAAGGATAGGAAGAAGACAAaatgaccttgttaagggtattttggtaattacgtgagaaaatggataaaTATAAGGCATAAATATCCAAGTTTCTAGCAACTTCTTCAAGTTTCCAGCAgattcttcaagcttccagtaactttttctttttcctcacCCATCCAATGCCATTTTTCATTCCACCtccatgaaaatcaaaattttcatgtgatttttccttattttcttttgatttctttttttttcctaatcCTTCCTTCTCCTAACTTCTTGGGCACTGAATTTGCagcttctaaccccaatttccaacacatctaaaccctaggagagagagaaagaaaaatctctctttgttcttatattttctatttctacttcactttcaacaacaattggatttttggcttcaaatcttcattttcaaggttaaaaggtttttggttgatcttcatgcctccaagctcatccaggttttaatggtatttcgGGACTACTTGGATTAGGACCTTGTTGGTGCTAGTTTTGtcaggtgagtgaactgcatttcaaaatcattttgggaatgtgactgttttgtacaaagcatttgaatgattttatacaactttatcttaaaacaagtgccttgggaacaagcttttgctaaatgNNNNNNNNNNNNNNNNNNNNNNNNNNNNNNNNNNNNNNNNNNNNNNNNNNNNNNNNNNNNNNNNNNNNNNNNNNNNNNNNNNNNNNNNNNNNNNNNNNNNNNNNNNNNNNNNNNNNNNNNNNNNNNNNNNNNNNNNNNNNNNNNNNNNNNNNNNNNNNNNNNNNNNNNNNNNNNNNNNNNNNNNNNNNNNNNNNNNNNNNNNNNNNNNNNNNNNNNNNNNNNNNNNNNNNNNNNNNNNNNNNNNNNNNNNNNNNNNNNNNNNNNNNNNNNNNNNNNNNNNNNNNNNNNNNNNNNNNNNNNNNNNNNNNNNNNNNNNNNNNNNNNNNNNNNNNNNNNNNNNNNNNNNNNNNNNNNNNNNNNNNNNNNNNNNNNNNNTTATCtatgcatttatatatatacatctatgtttatgaaatcaaagttcatgagtatggtatatggttttgcatatgtgaatcttgcatgttgaactttgaaaGTTGCTAAGTATTGTCAAATTGGTGTTCATTGCAACAAGGAATTTGGCTGTAGCGAAATAGACTCTCGCTGCCGCCAGAAACTCTCAATGGTGGTGCAGTGCTGTCACTTTGACAGTAATTTTGACTACTTTTCaatcagaactgggcaaagtggtaaacactaaagttgtagccctgcctattagctttctaatgacctAACAAGCATGTTAATTGGACCCATATAGTggaagatatgcttgaaaaactaaACTGTATGCAAACCGAGAATGccttttgctgcagcgagaaacgtGCTGTCACATTGCTACCTTGCTCGGGTTTTGATATAATTTCCTTCACTCCTTTATCTTCATGATTGAGCATGGGTCTTTGCAATACTAAGAGTCCACTGATCAATGTCCAAAACAAGgggtttaagaaagaaattaaaccaaattgcattgttttcaaaacaagtgcatcatgatttccaaattcttcctattgattgcttgttcccttcttatgttcactcactgagttttatactcacgtttttaaaatttatgttttcagatttggaggtagTTGGAACCTAGTTTAAgtcgcacacatatgctcctcttcttggtaggtagtatggcatctcagtagctacACCTTCACtatggtcactccgctggaagtctaGAGTCCTTTTCGTTGAACATATGTAccttgatgtaaattgttaagatatatatatcttaagcaATAGACGTTTATGTTGATTAATGTTGCCACTACGAGATGGCatgaatgacattattttgaatcataaATGTGAACATATGGTTTCTATGGAAAAGTATTGAAATACTTGTTGATAAGAATTATGAAATACAGTTGTAAGAACGAGTGATGAAACCGATGAATGGAGTcacataaataggcttgcttgggcttagtgggctatgcccattgggcccatgcaccggtcatggcccgaaaatttgGGCTCTGACACAAGCAAATCATGTGGAGGAGATAGGAGGCTTTAGTTCCATGTCACAGATGACTATGCTTAAGCAGCAGGTTAACAAGTTAATGGATCTCTTAAATGAGAATGGTTTAATTAGCAATGATGGTAAGAGCACCCCTGCAAACACTCAACCCAACAAACACTCACTTGTCAATTCTGCCTTTGCAGGTATTGTCTCCTATTACCCTTGCTTCAATACACATAATAATTTGCCATTTGAATTCAAGCATGTTAACACTGTCATGATTAAGCATGGACATTGGATCATGGACTCGAGTGCAACTGATCATATAGCCTATTCCTTAGATATTTTTCTTCAAGCCAACCCTGTAGAGAATTATTTCGTTCAACtgccaaataataaaaaagcaTTAGTTTTCCATATAGGCACAGTTAAAGTAAACTCTTCATTGATTCTGTATGATGTCTTGTGTGTACCAAGCTTTAAATTCAATCTAATATCAATAGGTAAACTTACTTGTAGCAAGAAAAACTGTGTGCTGTTTACTGACTCACATTGTATTATCCAGGATAGCCTCTCTTGGACAGTGATTGGGGTTGCTAGGGCTACTTCAGTGTTATATCTGATGCAGGACAGTGAGCAGGATATGTCTAGATTTTGTTTTGACAAAGTTGTAAAGTTTCCTTCAGTTTTCTCTATTGATTCCTGTAAAccagaaaacaaaatcaaaagttttaatatttggCATTTTAGGTTAGGCCATGCACCTTTAAAAAGGATTAATGTGATCCACCAACATTGTCCAGTTGTTGATTGTTCAAATGAATTAATATGTGAAATCTGCCCCTTGGCAAAGCAAAGAAAGCTTTCTTTTCCTATTCATATTCAAAGTACAAATGctatttttcaattgattCATGCTGACATTTGGGGACCTTGTGAGGGTCCAACTTTATCAAaatagatatattttttaacaattgTGGATGACTTTTCTCGATTCATGTGGGTATTCTTAATGAGAAACAAGTCAGAAGTCTCAACCATTATTCCTTCTTTTGATACATATGTACAAAAGCAGTTTAATTGTTCAATTAAATGCATAAGATCAGATAATGGAAATGAGTTTAGACTTGCTGATTTTTTCACCAAAATTGGCATAGTTCATCAGCTGTCCTATGTAGGTAACCCTCAGTAGAATGATGTTGTTGAAAGAAAACACCAACACATTCTGATGGTTACAAGAGCCTTAATACATCAGTCAAGTGTCCCTCTTTATTTCTGGGGAGATGCAGTCCTCACTACAGTTCACATAATTAATAGAGTACCTAGCAAAATAATTCACAATAAGTCACCATTTGAATTGCTACATGGAAAGCTACCATCATATGACCATCTCAAAGTTTTCGGatgtttatgttttgtttccaccttaacacaaaatagaaagaagtTGGCCCCGCGAACAAGCAAATGTATATTTTTAGGCTATCCAAATAATGTAAAAGGGTATAGGGTATATGATCTTTGTGCACAAAAGGTCCTGATATCAAGGGACATTGTTTTTCATGAGCATGTGTTTCCATTTCATTCATCAAGCAACAACATGCAGTCTGACGCATTTTATCAAACACATAGTATGCATGATGAATACATGGAAGATTTTGATGCTTATTCACCATATCAGCATTACCAACAGCACACAACACCTAAATTATGTTCTCCTGAGCCTTCATCATCATCTGAAACACCTTCTTCATTGAATTCAAATGACATTTCCCTCAATCCACCCTTCAATGACAGCATATCACCTACTGCAGACAGTTTTAGTGTTGATATGAGTACTTCTCAAGAAGCAGTAGCACCAACTAGAAAAAGTACAAGACAAAAACAACCTCCTAAGTACCTTGATGCATATTATGTTGACATACCTTCACAATCTAATTCTGTTACCCTTCATCCAATAACCAAGCACCTATCAACTAAACAACTCTCACCTGCACATAAGGCATTTGCTATTGCTTTGTCCCATATTCATGAGCTAAATTCTTGCCATCAAGCTATAAACTATTCTCATTGGAGAGAAGCAATGGACCTGGAACTGAAAGCTTTGCAAGACAATGGTACATGGCCCATAGTACCTCTGCCTTCAAATTCACATGTAATTGGCTGCAAGTGGGTATACAAGATTAAAATGAAGGCAAAtggtgaaattgaaagatataAGGCAAGATTAGTTGCCAAAGGGTACAGCCAAGTTGTAGGATTTGATTACCAGGAGACTTTTAGTCCTGTAGCAAAACAGTCCACTGTTAGAGTGTTTTTTGCTCTAGCTGCTGCAAATGGTTGGTCTTTATCACAATTAGATATTAATAATGCCTTCTTTAATGGTGATCTAGATGAAAAAGTATATATGGAGATTGCACAGGGTTATGCTGTCTAGGGGGAGTGTCCAAAAGGATCCAAACTTGTCTGCAAACTACACAAATCCTTATATGGTTTAAAACAAGCTTCCAAACAGTGGAATGCCAAACTTACTGCTTCACTTTTGCAGTTTGGATTTACTCAATCATCAACAGATCATTCTTTATTTACTTTGAAGACTCTTACTGGAAATTTCATTGCTCTTCTCGTGTATGTAGATGACATACTCATTGGGAGTACATCTATTAATGCTGCATTAGAAGTGAAAGAGtttttaaactcaaaattcaagctcaagGACCTTGGAGTTGTCAAATACTTCCTTGGACTTGAAATCATTGATATACCAGTAGGAATCTCTATAAGTTAAAGAAAGTACACTTTAGATCTCCTTGAAGAACAAGGGATGTTGGGAGCTAAACCTACAAACACTCCCATTGACTATAATCATAAATTGTAGAAAGCACAAGATGGAGAATTATTGAAGGATCCAACATGTTACAGACAGCTTATAGGCAAACTACTATATCTTACTTTTAGTAGGCCTGACATATCTTATGCAGTACAAACATTATCACAGTTCATGGACAGACCTAGTCAGATTCATTTGATGGTAGCTCACAGAGTATTAAAGTATTTGAAAAATGCTCCTGGACAAGGAAttctaatgaaaagaaaatcaaatctcAAGATCACAACTTACTCAGACAATGATTGGGCTAGATGTCCTCGTAGTAGGAAATCAATCACAGGATATTGTGTGTTTATTGGAGACACTCTTGTCAATTGGAAATCCAAAAAGCAAGCTGTTGTTGCTCGCAGTTCTGCTGAAGCAAAGTATCGTTCCATGGCTTCCACCTGTTGTGAATTAATGTGGCTGAAGTACTTGCTGGCTGATTTTAAGATAGACCATGATGATCCTATAGACTTGTATTCAGATAGTCAATCTGCCATTCATATAAGCAAGAATCCTGTGTTCCATGCACAAACAAAACACATCGAGATGGATTGCCACTTCATCCGAGAAAAGGTGTTGGTAGGTACAATTAAACCTCTTCACATATCCACTGATCTGCAAGTAGTTGATATTTTTACCAAGGCTTTGTTaccaaatcaattttataaGCTACTAGGCAAGATGAGTGTTCATGATATTCACACCTCCTCTTGAGGGGGAGTGACAAACAGGATCCAAGAATAAGTCCAGAATTCTTCAAGACTCGAGTGAGAGTGCTGCAGAAAAGAACAGAAGAAAGAAGTTCAAGGAAAGAAGCAATAGAGCTGGACAGAACCATACACAACATAAGATAGCATTACCTGTACGCAACGTTTTGTTCGTTAAAAGTTCTCTCTTGAATCTACACACATAAAACATACCGTTTCATTTATGTATAGTTTAAAATTCAGTTAGTGTAGTTAGTTAATTGTATAAATTAGGATAATTAGTTTTCTACTTTCTGTTAATTGCTCACTGCCCTATGTATATAAGACAAGGAATAAACTATCTTTTGTGGAGAATTTTATTCTGAAATAGATCAGAATTCTTTCAGCCGCCTTagcctttttttcttcctattTTTTCATATTCTGTCAACGACTGAGGTATTTCATTCTAATAAGATCTTATCTTATAtcattttgaattaaattatattaggGAGGgctattatttaatatatcagGGAGGGTTTAGAGATGATGACAAAGTAAAGCTTTCACCTTGCATGATGACTCAACGAGAGAGAAAGAGGCACACACATGACAAATTACCCGCAAAAAATGCAAGACGAAGGCAATTgttcaattaattttcattgaCAAATTCAAAAACTAACTTATTACAAAATGCAACATATTatttgttatatatttttgcttttggatgtaattagaatatatatattattcttGTACAAAGTTGAAACGtgtaaattaagacaaaaatatcatcccgtataatttgaattttgccaATCATACAACATTGAACTAGTAATGACGGGCTGAAACATTGACACGGAGAATTGAGTAAGAAGTAGACTGGTCCAAGAAAATAGTTTCGAAGGTAGCATAGCCCGTGGCATAGCGGAATTTGCCAGTCCCTGAAGCCACACTATATTCTCTGACGGCCTTAAATTGGTTGTTGTTTCCTAGTATCTGGATAGTGCTACCGTTGTAGGCCATGTTGGTGAAGACCAATGAAAAGGAGACATAAGCGTTGAGGCCATCCAAACTTGTAATGACATATGTACCTTGGCCGCGTCCAACTGTCGCTGATGTTAGTTCCGGACCTTCTGTAACGAGGTCGTCAACCACATAAAGTGTTCCGAATT
It includes:
- the LOC18596084 gene encoding dirigent protein 21 translates to METKTNVSLVFLVVSGIVMVFFSVPAKADDGLKETNMTVYFHDYSSGGPNSTDLPVVGFPGKLWNFTQFGTLYVVDDLVTEGPELTSATVGRGQGTYVITSLDGLNAYVSFSLVFTNMAYNGSTIQILGNNNQFKAVREYSVASGTGKFRYATGYATFETIFLDQSTSYSILRVNVSARHY